GTTGAAGCTCTAACGTTAATTTCAAAAGCATATAAGGCATATCCAAAAATCTGATGAGAGATTTGCGGCAAAATCACCCAAAAAGCAACCTGGGTTTTTGTTGCACCAACCGAATCAGCGGCTTCAATTGTCCCGTGTTCAACCGTTTCAATTGCTTCATAGATCAATTGTGAAACCATGCCAAACGTAAAAACTGCAATGGTTAAAACACCAGTAAATTCACCAATTCCAATCATAGCAACAAACAATGCAGCTAATAACAAATTAGGAATCGTTCGAATAATGCTCATAAAAAAACGTAAAATTGTAGTAATAATTGGATTTCTAGTAATTGTTGTTGTACCTAAACAAGCAAACGGAACGGCAAAGATAACACCCAAAATTGTACCAACTACAGATATTTTTATTGTTTTCAATATAGGTTCAATAATTTTAGGCAGATATTGCCAATCCGGATGGAAAAATCGTTGTAAGAATTCGCTTATCTGATCCGCATTATTAAAAACTTCTAGTGGATCTGCTTCTGTTATCTGTCCACTGACACA
The genomic region above belongs to Melissococcus plutonius ATCC 35311 and contains:
- the phnE gene encoding phosphonate ABC transporter, permease protein PhnE, which produces MKLKDTIHRNLYKHLFIIFLILICICVSGQITEADPLEVFNNADQISEFLQRFFHPDWQYLPKIIEPILKTIKISVVGTILGVIFAVPFACLGTTTITRNPIITTILRFFMSIIRTIPNLLLAALFVAMIGIGEFTGVLTIAVFTFGMVSQLIYEAIETVEHGTIEAADSVGATKTQVAFWVILPQISHQIFGYALYAFEINVRASTVLGYVGAGGIGVILNSSLSLLHYDRVSIIILAILIVVTIIDWISEIIRKKLI